The following proteins come from a genomic window of Thermoproteus sp.:
- a CDS encoding metallophosphoesterase: protein MKVAHISDAHLGRQQYHLKEREDDYFQAFAEALRLAKGADAVVVTGDLLDTRRPSTRTLLRLLDLLEGLDVPIYAIGGNHDYSHLRPEETPLKILDKVGALRLLCFQEADLGGVWLYGACATPRSKAEEYRAKLLSARPGSILAIHQAVEGVKARYPASVDEYTMPAGVLAGVKAVHVAAGHVHDHGAKHPAGVLWAGSLELWDSGEFETWDWRGGRWELHQEAAPKGFYIIDVAGKSASVREVLLKPRRRMLRLRAFVEDLKDLEAALEKASSLFDGEGVVVKVELYGEIREDLRPSSHAAKFAKALYVDVVDRTKKPRHVVARVGSAYEAVERLLRERLGEGAEAVVKALAHLRDGDKALARKAVEDWLYVEVDRT from the coding sequence ATGAAGGTCGCCCACATAAGCGACGCCCATCTGGGCCGCCAGCAGTACCACCTCAAGGAGAGGGAAGACGACTACTTCCAAGCTTTCGCAGAGGCCTTGAGGCTCGCCAAGGGGGCCGACGCCGTTGTGGTGACAGGCGATCTGTTGGACACCAGGAGGCCGTCGACGAGGACTCTCTTGAGGCTGTTGGACCTATTGGAGGGGCTCGACGTGCCTATATACGCCATAGGGGGGAACCACGACTACAGCCACTTGAGGCCCGAGGAGACGCCCCTCAAGATTCTAGACAAGGTGGGGGCCTTGAGGCTTTTGTGCTTCCAGGAGGCCGACTTGGGCGGGGTTTGGCTCTACGGCGCCTGCGCCACGCCTAGGTCTAAGGCCGAGGAATATAGGGCGAAGCTACTCTCGGCCAGGCCCGGCTCCATCTTGGCGATACATCAAGCAGTTGAGGGCGTCAAGGCCAGATACCCCGCGTCGGTCGACGAATACACCATGCCCGCTGGCGTGTTGGCGGGAGTGAAGGCGGTCCACGTGGCGGCCGGCCACGTGCACGACCACGGGGCCAAGCACCCCGCTGGAGTCCTTTGGGCCGGCTCGTTGGAGCTTTGGGATTCGGGGGAGTTCGAGACTTGGGATTGGAGGGGCGGCCGGTGGGAGCTACACCAAGAGGCGGCGCCCAAGGGCTTTTACATAATAGACGTCGCCGGCAAGAGCGCCTCGGTGAGGGAGGTCCTCCTCAAGCCCCGCAGGAGGATGTTGAGGCTGAGGGCCTTCGTCGAAGACCTAAAGGACTTAGAGGCGGCTCTTGAGAAGGCCTCTTCTCTCTTCGACGGGGAGGGCGTCGTCGTTAAGGTGGAGCTCTACGGCGAGATCCGCGAGGACCTCCGGCCTTCGTCCCATGCGGCAAAATTCGCCAAGGCCCTCTACGTGGACGTAGTGGATAGAACCAAGAAGCCGAGACACGTAGTGGCCAGGGTGGGATCCGCCTACGAGGCCGTGGAGAGGCTCTTGAGGGAAAGGCTCGGCGAGGGCGCCGAGGCTGTGGTGAAGGCGCTGGCGCATTTAAGGGACGGCGACAAGGCCCTTGCGAGGAAGGCCGTCGAGGACTGGCTCTATGTTGAAGTCGATAGAACTTAG
- a CDS encoding ATP-binding protein: protein MKIGYVIASSTPTEFLATLDPERPVRLYEYVAVDSVEIPPDGEEPVQVRLLGQIVKIIRDPYQLKRDLPLYNVVDGVSHDLLEVQMAKVRILGYIWNGEIHMPKLPPRIGAPVVLASDEEVAELYGEGQLCVGRLSARPLDLCLDVEGLKRHMAVIAATGSGKTWFSVVLIEELLKRGALVVVLDPHGEYVAARDTASRLGSVSALTVRVSRHHAGDVMYRIGVLDMDPDALADAAGVPPKATKIRYSIYLAHALARAAYRAGARKMGPKGLASILSLALRGDQQLKKALKQWGVDDERADELAELARRDRHSIFSAAAYLRRLARLGVFSARTTPLAKILADFTVVNLAGVSDEIQDYVAWHLLTRIFRARVRHVRGLPGVKLERPVVIVLEEAHRFAPPRSSRRTRSYEAVSRIAAEGRKFGAYLVVITQRPSRVDPDVMSQMQSQVIMRIINPKDQEAVRDSSEQLAQDYLENLPGLDRGEAVVLGPVVRLPAVIRLRDRLLDYGGADVSLAEAWRKADEDVAAMWRRLFNKPPPPSVVLAASGVGLKSVSPNGGVWKAFTSDGAEVEISLESKYAKCNKCGESGCHHVYRALSEIIKVRRAP from the coding sequence ATGAAGATAGGGTATGTCATAGCCAGCTCGACCCCCACGGAGTTCCTCGCCACATTGGACCCCGAGAGGCCCGTGAGGCTCTACGAATATGTGGCCGTCGACAGCGTCGAGATCCCTCCAGACGGCGAGGAGCCCGTACAGGTGAGGCTTCTGGGCCAGATAGTCAAGATCATTAGGGACCCCTACCAGCTCAAGAGAGACCTCCCTCTATACAATGTGGTAGATGGGGTCTCCCACGACCTGTTGGAGGTGCAGATGGCGAAGGTGAGGATTCTCGGCTATATCTGGAACGGCGAGATACACATGCCGAAGCTCCCTCCGAGGATAGGCGCCCCTGTCGTCTTGGCTAGCGACGAGGAGGTGGCTGAGCTCTATGGCGAGGGCCAGCTCTGCGTCGGGAGGCTCTCGGCGAGGCCTTTGGACCTATGTCTAGATGTGGAGGGCCTCAAGAGACATATGGCCGTCATAGCGGCCACTGGCAGCGGTAAGACTTGGTTCTCTGTGGTCTTGATAGAGGAGCTCCTCAAGAGGGGGGCCCTCGTGGTCGTCCTGGACCCCCACGGCGAGTACGTCGCGGCTAGGGACACGGCCTCTAGGCTGGGTTCCGTAAGTGCTCTGACCGTGAGGGTCTCTAGGCACCACGCTGGGGACGTGATGTATAGGATAGGCGTGTTGGACATGGACCCCGACGCGCTGGCCGACGCCGCGGGGGTGCCGCCGAAGGCCACTAAGATTCGTTATTCCATATATCTCGCCCACGCCCTGGCCAGAGCCGCCTATAGGGCCGGCGCCAGGAAGATGGGGCCGAAGGGCCTCGCCTCGATATTGTCGCTCGCGCTTAGAGGCGACCAACAGTTGAAGAAGGCGTTGAAGCAGTGGGGGGTCGACGACGAGAGGGCGGACGAGCTTGCCGAGCTGGCCAGGAGGGACCGCCATTCTATCTTCAGCGCGGCGGCCTATTTGAGGCGTCTGGCGAGGCTCGGCGTTTTTTCGGCCAGGACGACTCCCCTGGCCAAAATCCTCGCTGACTTCACTGTGGTGAATCTGGCGGGCGTCAGCGATGAGATACAGGACTACGTGGCTTGGCACCTCTTGACTAGGATCTTCAGGGCTAGGGTGAGGCACGTGAGGGGCCTTCCGGGCGTCAAGTTGGAGAGGCCCGTGGTAATAGTCCTAGAGGAGGCCCATAGGTTCGCTCCCCCTAGGTCCTCCAGGAGGACTAGGTCCTACGAGGCGGTGTCCCGCATAGCGGCGGAGGGGAGGAAGTTCGGGGCATATCTAGTGGTCATAACACAAAGGCCGTCTCGCGTGGATCCAGACGTCATGAGCCAGATGCAGTCGCAAGTGATAATGAGGATAATAAACCCCAAGGACCAAGAGGCCGTGAGGGATAGTAGCGAGCAGTTGGCACAGGACTATCTTGAGAACTTGCCCGGCCTAGATAGGGGCGAGGCCGTGGTGTTGGGCCCCGTGGTGAGGCTGCCAGCGGTGATAAGGCTGAGGGACCGCCTCTTGGACTACGGAGGCGCCGACGTGTCGTTGGCCGAAGCTTGGCGTAAGGCCGACGAGGATGTGGCGGCCATGTGGAGGAGGCTCTTCAACAAGCCGCCTCCCCCCTCTGTCGTCTTGGCCGCGTCGGGCGTAGGCTTGAAGTCGGTTTCCCCCAACGGCGGAGTCTGGAAGGCCTTTACTTCCGACGGCGCCGAGGTCGAGATATCGCTCGAGTCGAAATACGCCAAGTGCAACAAGTGCGGGGAGTCGGGTTGCCACCACGTGTATAGGGCCCTCTCCGAGATAATAAAGGTCAGGAGGGCGCCATGA
- a CDS encoding DNA double-strand break repair nuclease NurA, which produces MDHFFDLFLRGAKSKISKYVEYQRLSSSFDFLRAKIPVQEAPEGELDAPAVAVDGGIGLVELENGHKIILARAAAVGRGLLKREFLVDVLTVDSSAVSWAYLAMAESLAAAAALEEGGFDYLLMDGSLYAKAIMLIHNLILTREFQSIFYIPEMIAALYSLAELLAKAEGAGVKAVFVSKDSRFKVLKEHAAFEILRGKLDDYIVDRGLRWYSVMWLRRFRRAIFSAYQRLRDDSEARSALDALFKQSVADPVVLGGMAARTYTTPMLLGACDAYMSFKGLTTVARLMEAVEDRVEDAIAFRGEASAFDYLDMARRALSLLPKVLMFYLKPSERSEPLLVEVPMWGTKMFDGASVKAFYPQASVDDVVSLLLAQYRDEAHYNYWLWYAHEVASFKSSQLAEYAVYLKQMLRGSGVSMARRVKMAMGL; this is translated from the coding sequence GTGGACCACTTCTTCGACCTCTTCCTGAGGGGCGCCAAGAGCAAAATAAGCAAGTACGTCGAATATCAACGCCTCAGCTCCTCCTTCGACTTCCTACGGGCCAAGATACCTGTACAGGAAGCCCCCGAGGGGGAACTCGACGCGCCTGCGGTGGCTGTGGACGGAGGCATAGGGCTCGTGGAGCTGGAGAACGGCCACAAGATCATACTGGCCAGGGCGGCGGCCGTGGGGAGGGGCCTCTTGAAGAGGGAGTTCCTTGTGGACGTCTTGACGGTCGACTCCTCGGCTGTGTCCTGGGCCTATTTGGCCATGGCGGAGTCGCTGGCGGCCGCCGCGGCGTTGGAGGAGGGGGGCTTTGACTACCTCCTTATGGATGGGTCCCTATACGCCAAGGCTATAATGTTGATACACAACCTCATATTGACTAGGGAGTTCCAATCCATATTCTACATACCTGAGATGATCGCGGCGCTCTACTCCCTCGCCGAGCTTTTAGCGAAGGCCGAGGGGGCGGGCGTTAAGGCTGTCTTCGTGTCGAAGGACAGTAGGTTCAAGGTGCTCAAGGAGCATGCCGCCTTCGAGATTCTGCGGGGGAAGCTAGACGACTACATAGTGGATAGGGGGCTTAGGTGGTATTCGGTCATGTGGCTTAGGAGGTTTAGGAGGGCCATATTTTCGGCCTACCAGAGGCTTAGAGACGACTCGGAGGCCCGCTCGGCGTTAGACGCGTTGTTTAAACAGTCGGTGGCGGACCCGGTGGTTCTGGGCGGCATGGCGGCCCGGACCTACACCACGCCTATGCTCCTAGGCGCCTGCGATGCCTATATGAGCTTCAAGGGCCTGACCACAGTGGCGAGGCTGATGGAGGCCGTAGAGGACAGGGTGGAGGACGCCATAGCCTTTAGGGGCGAGGCGTCTGCCTTCGACTATTTAGACATGGCGAGGCGCGCCCTCTCGTTGTTGCCCAAGGTGTTGATGTTCTACCTCAAGCCGTCTGAGAGGTCCGAGCCCCTCCTCGTGGAGGTCCCTATGTGGGGCACGAAGATGTTCGACGGGGCGTCGGTCAAGGCCTTCTACCCCCAAGCTTCGGTGGACGACGTGGTCTCTCTCCTCCTGGCCCAATATAGGGATGAGGCGCATTACAACTACTGGCTTTGGTACGCCCACGAGGTGGCGTCCTTTAAGTCCAGCCAACTTGCGGAATATGCGGTTTATTTGAAGCAGATGTTGAGGGGCTCTGGCGTCTCTATGGCCAGGAGGGTCAAAATGGCCATGGGCCTCTAG
- a CDS encoding SGNH/GDSL hydrolase family protein, whose protein sequence is MVLKPRDRVVFIGDSITDAGRRDAAPPLGNGYVALFKDLVDVSKPELRLEVVNRGISGNTVRDLKERWEDDVLALRPAAVSVLIGINDVHRYLGGDLGLSPEGYYETYRELLEATVGKLDGAAILLMAPFYVSRASALDTTRRKVLELLPEYVRAVERLSAEYSTLYVDLHAEFQKLLEYIEPEELAPDAIHPTRKGHMLIALKAYRALVGEEAK, encoded by the coding sequence ATGGTCCTGAAGCCTAGAGACAGAGTTGTGTTCATAGGCGACAGCATAACCGATGCGGGCAGAAGGGACGCCGCCCCGCCTCTAGGGAACGGCTATGTGGCCCTCTTCAAGGACCTAGTGGACGTCTCCAAGCCCGAACTGAGGCTAGAGGTAGTGAATAGGGGGATCAGCGGAAACACCGTGCGGGACCTAAAGGAGAGGTGGGAAGACGACGTGCTAGCCTTGAGGCCTGCCGCCGTGTCGGTACTAATAGGGATAAACGACGTCCATAGGTACCTAGGCGGCGATCTGGGGCTCTCGCCCGAGGGCTACTACGAGACCTACAGGGAGCTCCTAGAGGCTACAGTGGGGAAGCTCGACGGCGCGGCGATACTCCTCATGGCGCCCTTCTACGTCAGCAGGGCCTCTGCCCTCGACACGACTCGCAGAAAGGTCTTGGAGCTCCTGCCCGAATACGTCAGGGCTGTGGAGAGGCTCAGCGCGGAGTACTCGACGCTGTACGTAGACCTACACGCCGAGTTCCAAAAGCTCTTGGAATACATAGAGCCGGAGGAATTGGCGCCAGACGCCATACACCCCACGCGGAAGGGACATATGTTGATAGCCCTCAAGGCCTATAGAGCCCTCGTGGGGGAGGAGGCAAAGTAA
- the prf1 gene encoding peptide chain release factor aRF-1, with protein MSISRPPNGVYVLKTAVEMRAFINLLKKFRGYATTLITLYINGERPMPDVLTLLRSEWSTASNIKDKTTRTHVQDTLERIVNNLKGEAKAPENGMAVFAGFHMINPGNYEWVYYVVVPPQPIYTFKYICDTAFHTEILEDQIKSSVAYGIVVVERGEAVLAVLRGGQWEVIKTVQFFVPGKHSAGGQSANRYKRQTEHLAEVFYKMVAEEVNKVFLAMPGLKGLIVAGPGPTKEDFLEEGGLDYRLKDKVLAVVSACCANEYGVIEAIRNAEEQLKESEYVKAKELMDRVMYYAVKKSEYMVYGKDKVMKAMDMGIAEVIIVAEELGEDEVLDVIMKGDSKGVKVEVVPRGVEESKTLVQAFGGYVALLNTPAWVLEQAAQAAEAKAS; from the coding sequence ATGAGCATTAGCAGGCCGCCCAACGGCGTCTACGTCTTGAAGACGGCAGTGGAGATGAGGGCCTTCATCAACCTGCTCAAGAAGTTTAGGGGATACGCCACGACTCTAATCACCCTCTACATCAACGGCGAGAGGCCCATGCCGGACGTCTTGACCCTATTGAGGAGCGAGTGGTCCACTGCCTCCAACATAAAGGACAAGACCACGAGGACCCACGTCCAGGACACCTTGGAGCGCATAGTGAATAACCTCAAGGGGGAGGCCAAGGCGCCCGAAAACGGCATGGCGGTCTTCGCCGGCTTCCACATGATAAATCCCGGCAACTACGAGTGGGTGTACTACGTGGTGGTGCCGCCCCAGCCCATATACACCTTCAAATACATATGCGACACCGCTTTCCACACCGAGATATTGGAGGACCAGATAAAGTCCAGCGTGGCCTACGGCATAGTGGTGGTGGAGAGGGGAGAGGCCGTCTTGGCGGTCTTGAGGGGAGGCCAGTGGGAAGTCATAAAGACCGTTCAATTCTTCGTGCCCGGGAAGCACAGCGCAGGCGGGCAGTCGGCCAACCGCTACAAGAGGCAGACCGAACATCTAGCCGAGGTGTTCTACAAGATGGTGGCCGAAGAGGTCAACAAGGTCTTCCTCGCCATGCCGGGCCTCAAGGGCCTCATCGTGGCGGGGCCAGGCCCCACAAAGGAGGACTTCCTAGAGGAGGGAGGGCTGGACTACCGCCTCAAAGACAAAGTGCTGGCGGTTGTGTCGGCCTGTTGCGCCAACGAGTACGGCGTCATCGAGGCCATTAGGAACGCAGAGGAGCAGTTGAAGGAGAGCGAATACGTCAAGGCCAAAGAGCTCATGGACAGAGTCATGTACTACGCCGTGAAGAAGAGCGAGTATATGGTCTACGGCAAGGACAAAGTCATGAAGGCCATGGACATGGGCATAGCAGAGGTCATAATCGTGGCAGAGGAGCTCGGCGAGGACGAGGTGTTGGACGTAATAATGAAGGGAGACTCCAAAGGCGTCAAAGTGGAGGTAGTGCCCAGAGGCGTGGAGGAGAGCAAGACGTTGGTACAGGCCTTCGGGGGCTACGTGGCCCTCCTAAACACCCCCGCCTGGGTGTTAGAACAGGCCGCCCAAGCCGCAGAGGCCAAGGCCAGCTAG
- the cysC gene encoding adenylyl-sulfate kinase produces MRCLERGLVAWLTGLPASGKTTIADLAAGRLRALGYRVEVLDGDWVRSTINVGAGFTREERRAHLLRVAWIARLLARNGVVVLAAFVSPYRDVRAEVRKIVEEEVPFLEVYVRVPLEVAVRRDPKGLYARALRGEIKNFTGVDDPYEEPTSPDLVLDNAETPPELNAAALVNLVLKRLEG; encoded by the coding sequence ATGCGTTGTTTGGAGCGTGGCCTTGTTGCTTGGCTGACTGGCCTTCCGGCGTCCGGGAAGACTACTATTGCCGACCTCGCGGCGGGGCGGCTTAGGGCTTTGGGCTATCGGGTCGAAGTCCTAGACGGCGATTGGGTCCGCTCGACGATTAATGTGGGTGCTGGCTTCACTAGAGAGGAGAGGCGCGCTCACCTCCTCCGGGTGGCTTGGATAGCCCGCCTTCTTGCGCGCAACGGGGTGGTGGTCTTGGCGGCGTTCGTCTCTCCCTACCGCGACGTGAGGGCCGAAGTCAGGAAGATTGTGGAGGAGGAAGTGCCGTTTTTGGAGGTCTATGTGAGGGTACCTCTTGAGGTGGCGGTTAGGCGGGACCCCAAGGGCCTCTACGCAAGGGCCCTTAGGGGCGAGATAAAGAACTTCACGGGGGTGGATGACCCCTACGAGGAGCCGACGTCGCCCGACCTCGTGTTGGACAACGCCGAGACTCCGCCGGAGCTCAACGCCGCCGCGCTGGTCAATTTGGTCCTCAAGAGGCTGGAGGGCTAG
- a CDS encoding glycosyltransferase: MLLTTVGAALAAIHFGSALTYYAAAKRWLKRPWGLAAEDPELPRVTVVVPTYNEARHIGERLEDIYRQDYPHALMEVIVADGASTDGTAEAAERWAERHPDLAVKVLRERERRGKSASLNEALKAASGEVVVIADADARWAPDALRRAVEKLRDPQVGAVTCVKRPAAGGPAGVEAAYRDYYNLLRVAESKKWATPIFHGELAAFRRDLLEGIGGFPPGADDSGAATAVALMGYRAIAADDVICVEAVPKGYWQWRVRRAQHLVDHFWRTLRRIGEAPPPFRPVLAAEAWLHLFNPWLLPASIALLALAAASGSLAAAALLGLGAAATASRQFRTWAAMQIYLIAAALRNLKDKQYVWQKDDK; the protein is encoded by the coding sequence ATGTTGCTGACGACAGTCGGCGCCGCGTTGGCGGCGATACACTTCGGCTCCGCGCTTACATATTACGCCGCGGCGAAGAGGTGGCTCAAAAGGCCGTGGGGCCTGGCGGCCGAAGACCCAGAGCTCCCCAGAGTCACCGTGGTGGTGCCCACCTACAACGAGGCGAGGCACATAGGCGAGAGGCTGGAGGACATCTACAGGCAGGACTACCCCCACGCGTTGATGGAGGTCATAGTGGCCGATGGGGCCAGCACAGACGGCACGGCGGAGGCCGCCGAGAGGTGGGCCGAAAGGCATCCCGACCTGGCGGTAAAGGTGTTGAGGGAGAGGGAGAGGAGGGGGAAGTCCGCATCGCTGAACGAGGCGCTCAAGGCCGCCAGCGGCGAGGTGGTAGTGATCGCCGACGCCGACGCAAGGTGGGCCCCCGACGCCTTGAGGAGGGCCGTCGAGAAGCTAAGAGACCCACAAGTCGGCGCAGTGACTTGCGTCAAGAGGCCGGCCGCCGGCGGGCCCGCCGGAGTCGAGGCGGCCTATAGGGACTACTACAATTTGTTGAGAGTAGCTGAGAGCAAAAAGTGGGCAACCCCCATATTCCACGGGGAGCTCGCCGCCTTCAGGAGGGACCTCCTCGAGGGGATCGGCGGGTTCCCGCCGGGCGCGGACGACAGCGGGGCCGCGACCGCCGTGGCGCTAATGGGCTATAGGGCCATAGCCGCAGACGACGTGATTTGCGTCGAGGCGGTGCCTAAGGGGTACTGGCAGTGGCGCGTCAGGAGGGCACAACACCTAGTGGACCACTTCTGGAGGACGTTAAGGAGGATAGGCGAGGCCCCGCCCCCCTTCAGGCCGGTCCTAGCCGCCGAGGCGTGGCTACACCTATTCAACCCCTGGCTACTCCCTGCGTCCATAGCGCTCTTGGCCCTCGCCGCCGCCTCGGGGAGCCTCGCCGCCGCGGCGCTGTTGGGGCTCGGCGCCGCCGCGACCGCGTCCAGACAGTTCAGGACGTGGGCCGCCATGCAGATATACCTAATCGCCGCCGCGCTGAGAAACCTAAAGGACAAACAATACGTCTGGCAGAAAGACGACAAATAA
- a CDS encoding PaREP1 family protein produces the protein MYETVEKPLPKPSAEEYASVRLLEALVEALLALRFLKEGLVRNAAGKAFQAWWAVLAALLRLELDRLKALAEDEEERHWLEEKAVPRVPTSRMVTLSQRLRELGYGDVFAWTAVALDLHDYQYNGPDPDMALSKYRSREEAAVAVRELVEAVAEYAERLKARAKWSEEHEKVLRELAASLRVSQKQ, from the coding sequence GTGTACGAGACTGTCGAGAAGCCGCTCCCGAAGCCCTCAGCGGAGGAATACGCCTCTGTCCGCCTCCTCGAGGCGTTAGTAGAGGCCTTACTCGCCCTTAGATTCCTCAAGGAGGGCCTCGTGAGAAACGCCGCCGGTAAGGCCTTTCAGGCGTGGTGGGCAGTGCTGGCGGCTCTCCTCAGGCTGGAGCTCGACAGGCTTAAGGCCCTTGCCGAGGACGAGGAGGAGAGGCACTGGCTCGAAGAGAAGGCCGTCCCTAGAGTGCCGACGTCGAGAATGGTGACGCTCTCGCAAAGGCTAAGGGAGTTGGGCTATGGCGACGTCTTCGCGTGGACTGCCGTCGCGTTGGACCTACACGACTATCAATACAACGGGCCCGATCCAGACATGGCTCTCTCTAAGTATAGGTCGAGAGAGGAGGCGGCGGTGGCAGTTAGAGAGCTCGTAGAGGCCGTGGCCGAATACGCCGAAAGGCTCAAGGCTAGGGCCAAGTGGAGTGAGGAGCACGAAAAGGTTCTGAGAGAACTAGCGGCGTCGCTACGCGTATCCCAAAAGCAATGA
- a CDS encoding ATP-binding protein produces MRRVKLQFAGREVEFVDRETAIRQFEELAEKGTWWPLVVYGPEGCGKSALLKQAVEVLKEHGYSVTYISPLAKDRDERLLYTEDLKDFVRAVLKEFAKRLPDPLNDASALIDVAVEALYRVVKRGRNRKIAVLADDVFQAIGLDKAELLVKQFLNMIEYPSIKYEKIVIVVASSEGVTRRRVGRHRWAQIRAMWNMPRDGFRQLYDLLPEPKPPFEEVWRWTGGNPEALEVLYRAGWDFHKLAVDLATSKNLYNLAAGLKASERQMLAEALEDPDALLRPGGVDGLLDRLVELNLIAEVNPYRDPYFWVDQPPPERDPELGIGKYYAWQTPLHREAVRKALAA; encoded by the coding sequence ATGAGGCGTGTCAAACTCCAATTCGCTGGGCGGGAGGTAGAGTTTGTCGATAGGGAGACCGCAATAAGGCAGTTCGAAGAGCTGGCTGAGAAAGGGACATGGTGGCCTCTAGTCGTGTATGGGCCCGAGGGGTGCGGCAAGTCGGCACTGCTCAAACAGGCGGTGGAGGTCCTTAAGGAGCACGGCTATTCGGTGACGTACATCAGTCCTTTGGCTAAAGATAGGGATGAGAGACTTCTATACACTGAGGACCTCAAGGATTTTGTAAGAGCTGTGCTCAAGGAGTTCGCCAAGAGGCTTCCAGACCCCCTTAACGACGCCAGCGCGCTTATCGACGTGGCCGTCGAGGCGTTGTACCGCGTCGTGAAGAGGGGCAGAAACAGGAAGATTGCGGTGCTGGCAGACGATGTCTTTCAAGCAATCGGCCTCGACAAGGCGGAGCTCCTCGTCAAGCAGTTCCTAAACATGATTGAATATCCCTCCATCAAATACGAAAAGATCGTGATCGTAGTGGCGTCGAGCGAGGGCGTAACGAGGAGGAGAGTAGGGAGACATAGGTGGGCCCAAATTAGGGCAATGTGGAACATGCCGCGTGACGGCTTCCGCCAACTCTACGACTTGTTGCCAGAGCCGAAGCCCCCCTTCGAGGAGGTCTGGAGGTGGACCGGCGGGAACCCCGAAGCGCTGGAGGTATTATATAGGGCCGGGTGGGATTTTCACAAGTTGGCTGTCGACTTGGCCACATCTAAAAACCTGTACAACTTGGCGGCCGGGTTGAAGGCCTCGGAGCGGCAAATGTTAGCAGAGGCCCTGGAGGACCCCGACGCGCTTCTCCGGCCCGGGGGCGTAGACGGGCTGTTAGACCGGCTCGTAGAGCTAAACCTCATAGCTGAGGTGAACCCCTACAGAGACCCATACTTCTGGGTAGACCAGCCCCCACCCGAGAGAGACCCCGAGCTGGGGATCGGCAAGTACTACGCCTGGCAGACACCCCTCCACAGAGAGGCCGTGAGGAAAGCCCTAGCCGCGTAA
- a CDS encoding PaREP1 family protein, with product MYEAVERPLPKPTAEEYASARLLEALVESLLALRFLEEGLVRNAAGKAFQAWRAVLAALLKLELDKLKALAEDEEERKWLEERAVPRVPTTKMIPLSQRLGELGYGDISAWTSQALNLHDYQYHGPDPDMALSKYRTRGEAAVAVRELARAVVDYVEKLRGRVKWTEEHERALGRLATSLRSPKNNEES from the coding sequence GTGTATGAGGCAGTCGAGAGGCCGCTCCCAAAGCCCACGGCGGAGGAATACGCCTCGGCGAGGCTGTTAGAGGCGTTAGTGGAGTCCCTCCTCGCCCTTAGATTTCTTGAAGAAGGCCTCGTCCGCAACGCCGCGGGGAAGGCCTTCCAGGCTTGGAGGGCGGTGCTGGCGGCTCTCCTCAAGCTGGAGCTCGACAAGCTCAAGGCCCTTGCCGAGGACGAGGAGGAGAGGAAGTGGCTTGAGGAGAGGGCAGTGCCGAGAGTGCCCACGACTAAGATGATACCGCTTTCGCAGAGACTTGGGGAGCTGGGCTACGGCGACATCTCAGCGTGGACGAGTCAAGCCCTCAACCTACACGATTATCAATACCACGGGCCGGATCCAGACATGGCGCTATCGAAATATAGGACTAGAGGTGAGGCGGCTGTTGCGGTAAGGGAATTGGCAAGGGCCGTGGTGGACTACGTGGAGAAGCTACGGGGAAGAGTAAAGTGGACGGAGGAGCACGAAAGGGCTTTGGGAAGGCTCGCGACGTCGTTGCGAAGCCCCAAAAACAATGAAGAGAGTTAA